The following is a genomic window from Niabella soli DSM 19437.
ATCCACTGCTTTTGTATCAAAAGCAGCGCCCAGCAGCTCACTGATCAACAATTGAAGCACCAGGGGCAATATGTAATGGTGATCCATGGCGGGGCAGGCACCATTTTGCGATCCAGCATGACGCCTGAAAAAGAAAAAGCCTATCGTACTGCTTTGGAAGCAGCACTGAAAGCGGGATATCAGAAGATCAACGCCGGAAGCTCCAGCCTCGATGCGGTTCAGGCGGCAATTACGATGCTGGAAGACAACCCGTTGTTTAATGCAGGTAAAGGTGCCGTATTTACGCACGACGGGAAAAATGAACTGGATGCCGCCATCATGGATGGGAAAAGCCTGAAGGCAGGAGCGGTTGCCGGCGTTACAGTTATAAAGAACCCGATCATGGCCGCAAGAGCGGTGATGGAACGGTCGGAGCATGTAATGCTGATCGGGAAAGGCGCGGAGCAATTTGCAAAAGAATGTGGGCTCACCATCGTTGACCCGAAATACTTTTACACTGAAGACCGCTGGAAAGGCCTGCAAAAAGCCATTGAGGAAGAAGCTGAAAAAAATAAACGGGGAAATGGCTATAATCCTCCCGGAACGGGTTACCCCGATTATAAATTTGGAACGGTGGGCGCTGTAGCGCTGGACAAAGACGGTAACCTGGCCGCGGGCACCTCCACCGGGGGCATGACCAACAAGAAATTTGGCCGGGTGGGGGACTCGCCTATTATCGGGGCGGGTACTTATGCAAATAACAAAACGGCAGCAGTGTCCGGCACCGGCTGGGGCGAGTTTTTTATAAGAAATGTGGTGGCGTACGATCTGTCGGCGTTGATGGAATATAAAGGACTTACGGTGCGTGATGCGGGGGAGCAGGTCATAAAAAAAGTAGGAGCGATGGGTGGCGACGGCGGATTGATCGCCCTTGATCAAAAGGGCAACGCCGCCATGCCTTTTAATACGGCGGGAATGTACCGGGGAACCATAACAAAAGACGGGACCATTGAGATTTATATTTATAATGAATAAGCTGCTATTTTTTCATAAAACATTTAGTATGACTGAATTATAGTCAGTTTAGGTTAGTAAAATCTGACAAAATTTCTGATATTCCCGGCCTGGATTTTGATTTGATAGATAGTTGTAAGTTTTGGGTTTATATAAAACAAATAATGGTATAACTTCAAACTGAAAACAACAATATCAAACAATAAATTATGAATCTAGGAAATTTTACAATTAAAGCAGCGGAGGCATTTCAACAGGCCCAGCAGTTGGCCTTTAATGCAAAGAATCCGAATATAGAAGTGGAACATATTTTAAAAGCATTATTAGACCAGGAAGACTCCCCGGTGGATTTCCTGCTGAAGAAAAATAATGTTACTGTAAATCTGGTTCACACAAAACTGGATGAACTGTTAAGCAAACTGCCCACAACCAATGGCGAACCGGCCCAGCAAATAAGCCGGGACGCCAATAACGTTGTTTTAAGAGCGGGTGCCGATCTGAAACAATTTAATGATGAGTTTGTGACTCCGGAGCATTTACTTCTGGCCATAGTTCAGGGAAATGATGCCGTTGCCCGGTTACTGAAAGATGCGGGACTTACAGAAAAAGGACTGGTAACCACCATCAAAGAACTGAGGCAAGGCGGCACGGTGTCTTCTCAAACACAGTCGCAGGAGTTTAATGCCCTGAACAAATATGCAAAGAACCTGAACGAGCTGGCGCGCCAGGGTAAACTGGACCCCGTTATCGGTCGTGATGAAGAGATACGGAGGACCTTACATATTTTAAGCCGCCGCACAAAAAATAATCCCATTTTGGTAGGAGAGCCGGGTGTGGGTAAAACGGCAATAGTGGAAGGGCTGGCACACCGGATCATCAATGGCGATGTGCCCGAAAATTTAAAGTCCAAGATCATTTACGCTTTGGATATGGGGCTGCTGATCGCAGGGGCCAAATACAAAGGAGAATTTGAAGAGCGTTTGAAGGGGGTGGTAAAGGAAGTAGGCGGAAGCGATGGAGAAATTATATTGTTCATCGATGAAATTCATACGTTGATTGGCGCCGGTGGTGGCGAGGGCGCTATGGATGCCGCTAATATATTGAAGCCCGCCCTGGCACGCGGTGAGTTAAGAGCTGTAGGGGCCACTACCTTAAATGAGTATCAGAAATATTTTGAGAAAGATAAGGCCCTGGAACGCCGCTTCCAGCGGGTAATGGTGGATGAGCCCTCGGTGGAAGACGCGATCTCCATTTTGCGGGGTTTGAAAGATAAATATGAAACCCACCACCATGTACGCATTAAAGATGAAGCGATCATTGCCGCAGTGGAATTGTCGCACCGGTATATAACCGACCGTTATCTTCCGGATAAAGCTATTGACCTGGTGGATGAAAGTGCCGCCAAGCTGCGGCTGGAAATGAATTCCATGCCCGAAGAGCTGGATCGCCTGAACCGGCATATCCGTCAGTTGGAGATCGAAAGAGAAGCAATTAAACGCGAGAACGATAAGGATAAATTAAAACAGTTGAATACCGATATAGCCAATTTATCGGTGGAGCGGGATACGCTGAAAGCCAAATGGCAGGAAGAAAAGGAGCTGGTGGAAAAAATTCAAACCGGAAAGGCGACTATCGAGGATCTTAAAGTAGAAGCAGAGAAGGCTGAGCGTAATGGCGATTATGGTAAGGTAGCGGAAATACGCTATGGGAAAATAAAAGAGGAAGAAGCGAAGATCAGCCAACTTTCGCAGGAGCTGGATGATACCAAGCAAAGCCGTTTGGTAAAAGAAGAAGTGGATGCAGAAGATATAGCCGAGAGCGTATCAAAAGCGACGGGGATCCCCGTAAATAAAATGCTGGAAAGCGAGCGCGAAAAATTGCTGCACCTGGAAGAGCATTTGCACCAGCGCGTGGTGGGCCAGGAAGAAGCGATTACCGCTGTTGCGGATGCTATCCGGCGCAGCCGGGCAGGCTTAAGCGATCCCCGGAAACCGATCGGGTCTTTTATTTTCCTGGGTACAACAGGTGTGGGTAAAACAGAGCTGGCAAAGGCCCTGGCCGAATATTTATTTGATGACGAAAGTATGATGACCCGCATCGACATGAGCGAATACCAGGAAAAACATACGGTCAGTCGTTTGGTGGGGGCGCCTCCGGGATATGTGGGCTATGATGAAGGCGGACAATTAACGGAAGCCGTGCGCAGAAAGCCTTACAGCGTGGTACTGCTGGATGAAATTGAAAAAGCAAATCCTGATGTATGGAACGTATTATTGCAGGTGCTGGACGACGGCCGGCTTACCGATAATAAAGGCCGGGTGGTGAACTTTAAGAATACCATCATCATCATGACCAGCAATATCGGCAGTCATATTATACAGAATGCTTTTGAAAATGTAACGGAGAAAAATGTAGAGGAAGCTACGGAAAAAGCAAAGGTAGAAGTGATGAGCCTGCTGCGCGAAACCATCCGGCCGGAATTTCTGAATCGTGTGGATGAGATCATTATGTTCCATCCGTTACTGAAGAAGAACATTAAAGAAATTGTAAAGATCCAACTGGATGGGTTGAAGAAGCTGGTGGCTGAAAATGGCATCCAACTGGAGTTCAGCGATTATGCGCTGGAATATTTGGTGGACCAGGGCTATGATCCGCAGTTTGGTGCCCGTCCTTTAAAAAGGCTGATCCAGAAGGAAATTGTAAACCAGTTAAGCCGCAGAATATTGCAGGGCGATCTGGATCGGTCTAAACCGGTATTGGTGGATGTATTTGATAATAACGTGGTGTTCAGGAATGATACCAAGGCGGCGTAATCGTTTTAGGATCTTAATGTTGGGGCGCAAAACTTTGCGCCTCTTTTTTTTGCGCAACGCCCCCTTAATAGGGACCTGAAATTTCAGGCCCCTTCGTTATGTTTTAATTATTATATGGTTGATAATCAATTATATATAATAAATCAAATTTTATTCCAAACAAAATGGGGGCCGGATAAAAAAAAAAATTATCTTCGACCAATTTTCTAAAAATTTTGTTGTATTTATGTATTGATTTTTAGAAGATTAAAGCCCTCCCAAACCAAATAAATGATTTAATTGTATGAGTGTCAAAAAGGAAATTGAAGAAATAATTGAACCAAAGGACGTTTTTGTGGGGAAGAAAGACGCCCCTGTTACATTAATGGAATTTGGGGAATATGAAAGTGAAGAGTGTGCCAAGGCGAACGAGATCGTTAAGCAGGTGCTCGAAAACTATGAAGGGTCCGTTAAATTCAATTTTCGTCATTTCCCCCAAACCCGGATCCATCAGCGAAGCTTAAAAGCTGCGGAGTCCGCCATAGCTGCGGCGCAGGAAGGTAAGTTTTGGGAAATGCATAATGTATTATTTCAGAACAGGAGAAATCTGGGCACCACGAGTCTTAAGCTCCACTCCAAAGATGCAGGTGTAAAAAACAAAAATTTTTTAGAAGAGCTGGTTAACGGAACTTACGGCTGGCAGGTGCAGGATGATTTAAAATATGGGTTGGATCTGGGGGTAAAGGAAGTGCCCACCTTTTTTGTAAACGGCGCAATGATAAAAGGAAAAACCACTTATGCGTTGCTGAGCAGTGCCATAGATGAAGCATTGAAAGGCGCCCAAAAAAAAGGCCGCTACAAAAACCAAAGCCAAGCCAAAAGCCGCTTCTAAAACGGCAGCAAAGGCTAAAGA
Proteins encoded in this region:
- a CDS encoding DsbA family protein: MSVKKEIEEIIEPKDVFVGKKDAPVTLMEFGEYESEECAKANEIVKQVLENYEGSVKFNFRHFPQTRIHQRSLKAAESAIAAAQEGKFWEMHNVLFQNRRNLGTTSLKLHSKDAGVKNKNFLEELVNGTYGWQVQDDLKYGLDLGVKEVPTFFVNGAMIKGKTTYALLSSAIDEALKGAQKKGRYKNQSQAKSRF
- the clpB gene encoding ATP-dependent chaperone ClpB; this encodes MNLGNFTIKAAEAFQQAQQLAFNAKNPNIEVEHILKALLDQEDSPVDFLLKKNNVTVNLVHTKLDELLSKLPTTNGEPAQQISRDANNVVLRAGADLKQFNDEFVTPEHLLLAIVQGNDAVARLLKDAGLTEKGLVTTIKELRQGGTVSSQTQSQEFNALNKYAKNLNELARQGKLDPVIGRDEEIRRTLHILSRRTKNNPILVGEPGVGKTAIVEGLAHRIINGDVPENLKSKIIYALDMGLLIAGAKYKGEFEERLKGVVKEVGGSDGEIILFIDEIHTLIGAGGGEGAMDAANILKPALARGELRAVGATTLNEYQKYFEKDKALERRFQRVMVDEPSVEDAISILRGLKDKYETHHHVRIKDEAIIAAVELSHRYITDRYLPDKAIDLVDESAAKLRLEMNSMPEELDRLNRHIRQLEIEREAIKRENDKDKLKQLNTDIANLSVERDTLKAKWQEEKELVEKIQTGKATIEDLKVEAEKAERNGDYGKVAEIRYGKIKEEEAKISQLSQELDDTKQSRLVKEEVDAEDIAESVSKATGIPVNKMLESEREKLLHLEEHLHQRVVGQEEAITAVADAIRRSRAGLSDPRKPIGSFIFLGTTGVGKTELAKALAEYLFDDESMMTRIDMSEYQEKHTVSRLVGAPPGYVGYDEGGQLTEAVRRKPYSVVLLDEIEKANPDVWNVLLQVLDDGRLTDNKGRVVNFKNTIIIMTSNIGSHIIQNAFENVTEKNVEEATEKAKVEVMSLLRETIRPEFLNRVDEIIMFHPLLKKNIKEIVKIQLDGLKKLVAENGIQLEFSDYALEYLVDQGYDPQFGARPLKRLIQKEIVNQLSRRILQGDLDRSKPVLVDVFDNNVVFRNDTKAA
- a CDS encoding isoaspartyl peptidase/L-asparaginase family protein, giving the protein MPRLGLAFFILIHCFCIKSSAQQLTDQQLKHQGQYVMVIHGGAGTILRSSMTPEKEKAYRTALEAALKAGYQKINAGSSSLDAVQAAITMLEDNPLFNAGKGAVFTHDGKNELDAAIMDGKSLKAGAVAGVTVIKNPIMAARAVMERSEHVMLIGKGAEQFAKECGLTIVDPKYFYTEDRWKGLQKAIEEEAEKNKRGNGYNPPGTGYPDYKFGTVGAVALDKDGNLAAGTSTGGMTNKKFGRVGDSPIIGAGTYANNKTAAVSGTGWGEFFIRNVVAYDLSALMEYKGLTVRDAGEQVIKKVGAMGGDGGLIALDQKGNAAMPFNTAGMYRGTITKDGTIEIYIYNE